One genomic region from Blastococcus sp. Marseille-P5729 encodes:
- a CDS encoding acyl-CoA dehydrogenase family protein produces MDLELTDEQRELASTVGRMMKERYDAEKRDAILASEPGYSDDMWGRYAELGALALPFAEEYGGADMGFGEVAVVLEEFGKALVLEPYVSTVLLGGGLVNEAGTDEQKSELLGGIAEGSLKLAFAAQEPGQRYDLTSPTTTASGSGDSYTVSGEKSGVLGGDSADKLIVSASVDGEVGLFVVDAQGEGVTLMPLKQADGLGAANVLLKDAPAQRLGSGDAKQTIQKVVDVATAGLCSEAVGAMETALKMTGEYLHTRVQFGKPIGINQALQHRAADMYVSLELAKSMALFARLAASSYGENSHRDITAAKIEIDKCAQHISQEAIQMHGGIGMTMEYPIGHYAKRLTVIMRTFNDSDALVEELAESGGLIKPSAEV; encoded by the coding sequence GTGGATCTCGAACTCACTGATGAGCAGCGCGAGCTCGCCTCGACGGTCGGCCGCATGATGAAGGAACGCTACGACGCCGAGAAGCGCGATGCGATTCTCGCCTCGGAGCCGGGTTACAGCGACGACATGTGGGGCCGGTACGCCGAGCTCGGCGCGTTGGCGCTTCCCTTCGCCGAGGAGTACGGCGGCGCAGACATGGGCTTCGGCGAGGTCGCCGTGGTCCTGGAGGAGTTTGGCAAGGCTCTCGTGCTCGAGCCGTACGTCTCGACCGTGCTGCTGGGCGGCGGCCTGGTCAATGAGGCCGGCACCGATGAGCAGAAGTCCGAGCTCCTGGGCGGCATCGCCGAGGGCTCGCTCAAGCTGGCGTTCGCGGCGCAGGAGCCCGGCCAGCGCTACGACCTCACCTCCCCCACCACGACTGCGTCCGGCTCGGGCGACTCGTACACCGTCTCCGGCGAGAAGTCCGGCGTCCTGGGTGGTGACTCGGCAGACAAGCTGATCGTCTCGGCATCGGTCGACGGCGAGGTCGGCCTGTTCGTGGTCGACGCCCAGGGCGAGGGCGTGACACTGATGCCGTTGAAGCAGGCCGACGGTCTGGGTGCCGCGAACGTGCTGCTGAAGGACGCCCCCGCTCAGCGGCTGGGCTCGGGCGATGCGAAGCAGACCATCCAGAAGGTCGTCGACGTCGCCACCGCGGGGCTGTGCTCCGAGGCTGTCGGCGCGATGGAGACCGCGCTGAAGATGACCGGCGAGTACCTGCACACCCGCGTGCAGTTCGGCAAGCCCATCGGCATCAACCAGGCGCTGCAGCACCGGGCGGCCGACATGTACGTCTCGCTGGAACTGGCCAAGTCCATGGCGCTGTTCGCGCGCCTGGCCGCGAGCAGCTACGGAGAGAACAGCCACCGCGACATCACCGCCGCCAAGATCGAGATCGATAAGTGCGCGCAGCACATCTCGCAGGAGGCCATTCAGATGCACGGCGGCATCGGCATGACGATGGAGTATCCGATCGGCCACTACGCCAAGCGTCTGACGGTCATCATGCGGACCTTCAACGACAGCGACGCGCTCGTCGAGGAGCTAGCCGAATCGGGCGGCTTGATCAAGCCCAGCGCCGAGGTCTAG